A section of the Petrimonas sulfuriphila genome encodes:
- a CDS encoding TrkH family potassium uptake protein produces the protein MTRWEVIVKYLGYVLLFNALFFYISASISFFFHENSLTPLLYSAVVCTILGSFPLIFVEKIDEVNFREGMVISVFGWILTCFVGAVPYFMWGGEFTFTNALFESVSGYTTTGATILKNVEALTKGLLFWRASTHFIGGVGIILFVLLILPSAAGTRSSIYNSELSGLSKLNFRMRTRQIARVIVVVYLSLIIIEIALLWTLGMNFFDATCHAFATVATGGFSTKNLSVAYYDSVWIEVVIMTFMLLGSIHFGLLYGTVTGNKMNVFTSKSVRTYVGLMFLGIIVVAAKLTNDGFYSWWTSLRYASFQVISLGTTTGFATVDTPNWPILTVIIIMYFTIQCGMVGSTSGGLKFDRVLLFYQSLKRQIKLVLHPSGVYITKLENVVISTEMELQTAIFFILYLVTLFVTALLLSSMNVDGMTSISASIATIGNAGPGFGKVSSLGNYSSIPDAGKYVLSINMLLGRLEIINVFALFTVLTYKK, from the coding sequence GTGACCCGCTGGGAAGTAATTGTAAAATATTTAGGATACGTGCTGTTATTTAACGCGTTGTTTTTCTATATTTCCGCCTCAATTTCATTCTTCTTTCACGAAAACTCACTCACTCCGCTTTTATACAGTGCAGTGGTCTGTACAATCCTTGGCTCTTTTCCACTAATATTTGTGGAAAAAATTGATGAAGTTAACTTCCGCGAAGGAATGGTAATCAGCGTTTTTGGATGGATCCTTACCTGCTTTGTCGGTGCTGTACCGTATTTCATGTGGGGTGGCGAGTTCACGTTTACCAATGCCCTTTTCGAAAGTGTTTCGGGATATACTACCACGGGAGCAACCATTTTGAAAAACGTAGAAGCGTTAACCAAAGGATTGTTATTTTGGCGGGCATCCACTCATTTTATAGGCGGTGTGGGAATCATTCTGTTTGTTTTATTGATTTTACCCAGTGCTGCCGGCACAAGATCAAGCATTTACAATTCGGAACTATCCGGATTATCTAAATTAAACTTTAGAATGCGGACCCGCCAAATAGCGCGTGTCATCGTCGTTGTGTACCTTAGTCTGATCATCATAGAGATTGCGCTCCTTTGGACATTGGGCATGAATTTTTTTGATGCCACTTGTCATGCTTTTGCGACAGTGGCAACGGGTGGTTTTTCAACCAAAAACTTAAGCGTGGCATATTACGACAGTGTTTGGATTGAAGTGGTCATTATGACGTTTATGCTGCTGGGAAGCATTCATTTCGGATTATTGTACGGTACCGTAACGGGGAACAAGATGAATGTATTCACTTCGAAATCTGTCAGGACTTATGTAGGTTTAATGTTTCTGGGAATCATTGTTGTTGCTGCAAAGTTAACCAACGATGGGTTTTACTCGTGGTGGACATCCCTCCGGTACGCTTCGTTCCAGGTAATATCGCTGGGAACAACTACCGGCTTTGCTACGGTGGACACGCCAAACTGGCCGATACTTACCGTCATCATTATCATGTATTTTACGATTCAGTGTGGAATGGTCGGCTCCACGTCAGGAGGATTAAAATTCGATCGAGTATTGCTCTTTTATCAATCACTGAAACGGCAGATAAAACTTGTCTTGCATCCGAGCGGCGTATATATTACGAAACTGGAGAATGTCGTCATCAGCACCGAAATGGAGTTACAAACTGCCATTTTCTTTATTCTTTATCTGGTTACGCTGTTTGTTACGGCTCTCTTGCTCTCCAGCATGAATGTCGATGGTATGACTTCCATATCGGCTTCCATTGCTACAATTGGTAATGCAGGACCCGGTTTTGGAAAAGTAAGTTCACTTGGAAATTACTCATCCATCCCCGATGCGGGAAAATATGTTTTATCGATAAACATGCTGTTGGGACGTCTTGAAATTATTAACGTCTTTGCCTTGTTTACGGTGTTAACCTACAAAAAATAA
- a CDS encoding TrkH family potassium uptake protein — MRISVIAKYLGFVLLFNALLMYISAAISIFLRETSITPLLYSAILCTIVGVFPQIFVEKTEELKSHEGIAISVLGWILTCIVGSIPYFMWGGEFTLTNALFESTAGYTTTGSTILTNIEVLPKGLLFWRSATHFIGGMGIILFVLLILPNAKAARTSIYRSEVSGLSMLNFQMRMREIVRIIGIVYTSLILVETMILWALGMTFFDAICHSFGTLATGGFSTKNTSIAFYNNIWIEITISFFMLLGGMHFGLIYATITGKKQNLFTSDVVKTYLTIIFIGILFIAFKLVNDHVYNWGEAFRHASFQVVSLVTTTGFATVDTSVWPMFTVVVLIYFSIQCAMIGSTTGGLKFDRVYLFFQTFLKQIKQTKHPNAVYVSKMDKTLISSDIELQSMAYIIVYLVILLTSTLALSAMDIDLITSFSGSVATLGTIGPGFGKTIGSMGNFSTLPDAAKYIFSTNMLLGRLEIMNVIVLLVFLTDKNR; from the coding sequence ATGAGAATCAGCGTTATTGCAAAATATTTAGGTTTTGTGTTGTTATTCAATGCACTGCTTATGTATATTTCTGCCGCTATTTCCATTTTTTTAAGAGAAACTTCCATAACTCCCTTACTGTATAGCGCTATCTTATGTACAATTGTAGGAGTGTTTCCACAAATCTTTGTAGAAAAAACAGAAGAACTAAAGTCCCACGAAGGAATTGCGATTAGCGTTCTGGGATGGATATTAACATGCATTGTAGGCTCAATTCCATATTTCATGTGGGGCGGTGAATTCACCTTGACAAATGCCCTTTTCGAAAGCACAGCCGGTTATACAACTACCGGATCGACCATTCTTACCAACATTGAAGTGTTGCCCAAAGGTCTTTTGTTCTGGCGATCGGCAACACATTTTATCGGAGGAATGGGAATCATCTTGTTTGTGTTATTGATTCTCCCCAATGCCAAAGCAGCGCGGACCAGCATCTACAGGTCTGAAGTATCCGGGCTCTCCATGTTGAATTTTCAGATGCGAATGCGGGAAATCGTACGCATTATCGGCATAGTCTATACAAGCCTGATACTGGTTGAAACAATGATTCTATGGGCACTGGGAATGACCTTTTTTGATGCTATTTGCCATTCATTCGGAACACTGGCAACCGGCGGTTTCTCTACTAAAAATACCAGCATTGCCTTTTACAACAATATTTGGATAGAAATCACCATTTCCTTTTTCATGTTGTTGGGAGGTATGCACTTTGGACTTATATACGCTACCATAACAGGTAAAAAACAAAATCTTTTTACTTCCGACGTTGTTAAAACTTATTTGACCATTATTTTTATAGGCATCTTGTTTATTGCATTCAAACTTGTCAACGATCACGTATACAACTGGGGAGAGGCGTTTCGGCACGCGTCGTTCCAGGTAGTTTCGTTAGTTACTACTACCGGTTTTGCTACTGTGGATACGTCAGTTTGGCCCATGTTTACCGTTGTTGTCCTTATCTATTTTTCCATTCAGTGCGCAATGATTGGTTCAACCACGGGAGGGCTAAAATTCGATCGGGTATATCTCTTTTTTCAAACATTTCTTAAACAAATTAAACAGACAAAGCACCCTAACGCCGTTTATGTGTCAAAAATGGATAAAACCCTTATCAGCAGCGATATTGAACTACAATCAATGGCTTACATCATCGTTTATCTGGTCATTCTTCTAACTTCTACCCTGGCATTATCTGCCATGGATATCGATCTTATCACATCCTTTTCAGGGTCTGTTGCCACTTTAGGTACTATTGGTCCGGGATTTGGAAAAACAATCGGATCGATGGGAAACTTCTCTACTTTGCCCGATGCTGCAAAATACATTTTTTCGACTAATATGCTGTTGGGACGTTTGGAAATTATGAACGTGATTGTATTGCTTGTTTTTCTGACAGATAAAAACAGATAA
- a CDS encoding MCP four helix bundle domain-containing protein, producing MLKSLRAKIFSSFMLLVLMLVIAGIMSIIEFNKVGVSIKNVMDDNYKSIEQTKQMLDALEREDSGLLMYLMGNREMGSQTINTAYSAIQDAIKIARNNITEKDEDKYINNIIKEYEEFHTSVKQTTDTSEQLTLEEKNEIYLQNQQLFFTVKKTINELMRLNQEGVYKQTNTMKENSKRAMMPAIVSIVAAIVFALLLNFFISEYFIRPINRLIDGVKSFYPEKGIINCDIKSNDEIKHLETETNNLIGRLLRLKNQSK from the coding sequence ATGCTTAAATCGTTGAGGGCTAAAATATTTTCCAGCTTTATGTTGCTTGTGTTGATGCTGGTAATTGCCGGAATTATGTCAATTATTGAGTTCAACAAGGTAGGGGTATCCATTAAGAATGTCATGGACGATAACTACAAATCCATTGAGCAGACCAAACAAATGCTGGACGCGTTAGAAAGGGAAGACAGCGGTTTGTTGATGTATCTGATGGGAAACCGGGAAATGGGAAGCCAAACCATTAATACGGCCTATTCAGCAATACAGGATGCCATTAAAATAGCCCGAAATAACATTACCGAAAAAGACGAGGATAAATACATCAATAATATTATAAAAGAATACGAAGAGTTTCATACTTCCGTTAAGCAAACCACCGATACCAGTGAACAATTAACATTGGAAGAAAAAAACGAAATATACCTCCAAAACCAGCAATTGTTCTTTACAGTAAAGAAAACCATCAACGAGTTGATGCGACTTAACCAGGAGGGAGTTTATAAACAAACAAACACTATGAAAGAAAATTCGAAAAGGGCGATGATGCCGGCCATTGTGTCTATTGTCGCAGCCATCGTTTTCGCTTTGTTGCTTAATTTCTTCATATCCGAATATTTTATTCGTCCAATCAATCGGCTTATCGATGGAGTAAAATCATTTTACCCGGAAAAAGGCATAATAAATTGTGATATCAAGTCAAACGACGAAATAAAACACTTGGAAACCGAAACGAATAATCTTATCGGAAGATTACTGCGTTTAAAAAATCAATCGAAATGA
- the pdxB gene encoding 4-phosphoerythronate dehydrogenase PdxB: protein MKILADAHIPYLRGIAEQFGEVEYLPGNQFTKEAIGDKDALIVRTVTHFGKDILEGSSVKLICSATIGFDHIDTRYCDATGIAWRTAPGCNANSVEQYVTASLLYMADKYGFRLEEKSIGIIGVGNVGSKVETACRKLGMHVLLNDPPREEREVGEKPGVKGKTAFVDLDTIKKEADIITLHTPLTKTGRHKTYHLADEYFFDALDKKPFIINSCRGSVVDNPAMKKALKTGKLAGAVIDCWENEPDIDRELLEMADIATPHIAGYSADGKWTATKMSLDNLNEFFELGIHPIQFIQLPQPNNPVIDLREIEPAHQLAYSVWQTYNPMMETVNLKKNPDKFYWFRSHYPLRREYGAYKLKNADSSVVPVLKQLGFNV, encoded by the coding sequence ATGAAAATTCTTGCAGATGCGCATATTCCTTATCTGAGAGGTATTGCCGAACAGTTTGGCGAAGTGGAATACTTGCCTGGAAATCAATTCACGAAAGAAGCCATTGGTGATAAAGACGCACTGATCGTACGTACGGTTACCCATTTTGGAAAAGACATTCTTGAGGGAAGCAGTGTAAAGCTGATTTGCTCCGCTACGATCGGTTTTGATCATATTGACACCCGATATTGTGACGCAACAGGTATTGCCTGGCGCACAGCACCGGGTTGTAACGCTAACTCCGTGGAACAATACGTAACAGCTTCGCTTTTGTATATGGCAGATAAATACGGATTCCGTCTAGAAGAAAAATCAATAGGAATTATTGGCGTGGGCAATGTGGGTAGTAAAGTGGAAACGGCTTGCAGAAAACTGGGAATGCATGTATTACTAAATGACCCACCGCGGGAAGAGAGAGAGGTCGGAGAAAAACCCGGAGTGAAGGGAAAAACTGCTTTTGTGGATCTGGATACGATAAAGAAAGAAGCCGACATCATCACCCTGCATACACCGTTAACAAAAACCGGAAGACACAAGACCTATCATCTGGCAGACGAATATTTCTTTGATGCACTGGATAAAAAGCCGTTTATCATTAATTCTTGCCGCGGAAGTGTGGTGGACAACCCAGCCATGAAAAAGGCGCTGAAAACAGGAAAACTTGCCGGAGCGGTAATCGATTGCTGGGAAAACGAACCCGATATCGACCGGGAACTGTTAGAGATGGCCGATATCGCCACGCCACATATTGCCGGCTATTCGGCTGACGGCAAATGGACAGCAACCAAGATGTCGCTTGATAACCTGAACGAGTTTTTCGAATTAGGCATTCATCCGATACAATTCATACAACTCCCTCAACCGAATAACCCGGTTATCGACTTAAGGGAGATTGAACCGGCTCATCAATTGGCTTATTCCGTATGGCAAACCTACAACCCCATGATGGAAACAGTGAATCTGAAAAAAAATCCCGATAAATTCTACTGGTTTCGTTCCCATTATCCGCTGCGCAGGGAATACGGTGCATACAAACTAAAAAATGCAGATTCAAGTGTTGTTCCTGTCTTAAAACAACTCGGATTTAATGTATAA
- a CDS encoding SGNH/GDSL hydrolase family protein, producing MKTTAKLFFTVIIALNFISYGNAQDWANLTRFKEENVKMGMPKTCEDRVVFMGNSITQGWIAKAPKFFENRPYINRGISGQTTPQMLVRFRQDVINLYPKVVVILAGTNDIAGNTGPSTLEMIEDNIHSMTEIAQSNGIQVVLCSVLPAFEYKWRPGLEPAEKIVELNRRIKKYAETHGAVYCDFFSAMADERNGLPESLSGDGVHPNVEGYALMAPIAETAIARALLMWKDNPKRKY from the coding sequence ATGAAAACAACAGCAAAATTATTTTTTACAGTCATCATTGCCCTGAATTTCATATCGTATGGAAATGCACAGGATTGGGCAAACTTAACCCGTTTCAAAGAAGAGAATGTTAAAATGGGAATGCCGAAAACGTGTGAAGATAGGGTGGTTTTTATGGGCAACTCCATCACACAGGGATGGATAGCGAAAGCACCAAAATTCTTTGAAAACAGGCCTTACATCAACCGCGGCATAAGCGGACAAACCACACCGCAAATGCTTGTCCGTTTCCGACAGGATGTCATAAACCTTTATCCGAAAGTAGTGGTTATTCTTGCCGGAACAAACGATATTGCCGGAAATACCGGACCCTCGACACTGGAAATGATCGAAGACAACATCCATTCTATGACTGAGATCGCACAATCCAACGGAATTCAAGTAGTGCTTTGCTCGGTTCTTCCTGCATTTGAGTACAAGTGGAGACCCGGCCTTGAACCTGCCGAAAAAATTGTAGAACTGAACCGCAGGATAAAAAAATATGCAGAAACACACGGTGCTGTTTATTGCGACTTCTTTTCAGCCATGGCCGATGAGCGAAACGGATTGCCTGAAAGCTTGTCGGGCGATGGTGTTCATCCCAACGTAGAAGGATATGCCCTTATGGCTCCCATTGCCGAGACAGCAATTGCCCGTGCCCTGTTGATGTGGAAAGATAATCCGAAAAGAAAATACTGA
- a CDS encoding YbjQ family protein, with protein MLITTTNSIEGKRIVAYYGIVSGETIIGANIVRDFFASITDVIGGRSGGYEKVLREAKEIALQEMSEQARKMGANAILAVDIDYETIGNNGSMLMVSASGTAVKSE; from the coding sequence ATGCTAATTACTACAACAAACAGCATTGAAGGAAAGCGCATTGTTGCATATTATGGGATCGTTAGCGGGGAGACCATCATCGGCGCCAATATTGTAAGGGACTTCTTCGCTTCTATCACCGATGTGATCGGAGGACGTTCCGGGGGTTACGAAAAAGTATTGCGAGAAGCGAAAGAAATTGCGTTGCAGGAAATGAGTGAACAAGCCCGGAAGATGGGTGCAAATGCCATCCTGGCGGTCGACATCGACTACGAAACAATAGGCAACAACGGCAGCATGCTGATGGTTTCAGCATCGGGTACAGCAGTTAAATCCGAGTAA
- the nfo gene encoding deoxyribonuclease IV, whose translation MKFVGAHISASGGVENAPVNAHLIGAKAFAFFTKNQRQWFAAPYTQQNIDLFKSRCEEYGYSPDHILPHDSYLINLGHPEEEGLNKSRSAFFDEMKRCEQLGLNRLNFHPGSHLNQLSVDDCLDRIAESINLSLERTNGVTAVIENTAGQGTNLGHTFEQIAHIIDKVEDKSRVGVCLDTAHTLASGYEIRTRDGFENTFRQFEEIIGFSYLKGMHVNDSKKELASRVDRHDSLGKGLMNMEVFSLIMNDNRFDNIPLILETPDETLWAEEIEQLYSLITHH comes from the coding sequence ATGAAATTTGTAGGAGCACATATCAGCGCATCGGGGGGAGTGGAAAATGCACCGGTTAACGCACATTTGATAGGGGCAAAGGCTTTTGCTTTTTTTACCAAAAATCAGCGTCAATGGTTTGCAGCGCCCTATACGCAACAAAATATCGATTTGTTTAAATCACGGTGCGAAGAGTATGGCTACTCTCCGGATCATATTCTTCCACACGACAGTTACCTGATCAACCTGGGTCATCCCGAAGAAGAAGGCTTGAATAAATCACGTTCCGCCTTTTTCGATGAAATGAAACGTTGTGAACAACTGGGATTGAACCGGCTGAATTTTCATCCCGGCAGTCATTTAAACCAATTGTCGGTCGATGATTGCCTGGACAGAATTGCCGAATCCATTAACCTGTCGCTAGAAAGAACGAACGGGGTAACAGCTGTCATAGAGAATACGGCGGGGCAAGGGACCAATTTGGGACATACTTTTGAACAAATTGCCCATATCATTGATAAAGTGGAGGATAAAAGCCGGGTAGGGGTGTGTCTCGATACAGCTCATACACTGGCGTCGGGTTACGAAATAAGAACCCGTGATGGGTTTGAAAATACATTTCGTCAATTCGAAGAGATTATTGGATTTAGCTATCTGAAAGGAATGCACGTAAACGATTCCAAAAAGGAACTGGCATCTCGTGTCGATCGTCACGACAGCCTCGGAAAAGGATTGATGAATATGGAGGTCTTTTCTCTTATCATGAACGATAATCGTTTCGATAATATCCCGTTGATCCTTGAAACCCCTGACGAAACGTTATGGGCCGAAGAGATAGAACAACTTTACTCGCTTATTACTCATCACTAA
- the nhaD gene encoding sodium:proton antiporter NhaD: MYYAMPVVFILGIVAIALEDKIKVNKSATALFVCITLWLMLVFGSQDILVERQNPDFLQFVKQTELENFPVKDQIVRYLTEKAFVPHLGDVAQTLFFVMCSLLIVNIVDKHGGFMAISRSLRTENKRKLLWMIGLSSFFFSALLDNLAAAIVLIAVLRKLVPDHTDRMKYASIIILAANAGGSWSPIGDVTTLLLWTGGNITAWHQISHLFLPALVNLLVPLIIADFWLFKKGTKLRQISNLSADDIYIERIPNRSRIIIFWIGISSLAFVPVFQTITHLPAFMCVLIGLVFLWIYTDLMYGRINDIRESDKLRIPTLSRSVDLPTIFFFFGILMSVAALNVGGQLSLFADVLSSNIKEPYTISIISGAISSVVDNVALVAATMGMYPVVEASAAATPYMQYFVADGGFWTLLAYCAVTGGSIFIIGSATGVAVMGLEKISFGYFFKRFTPLAILGYVAGILLFLAMA; the protein is encoded by the coding sequence ATGTACTATGCAATGCCGGTTGTTTTTATCCTTGGAATCGTAGCCATTGCGCTCGAGGATAAAATTAAGGTAAATAAATCAGCAACGGCGCTGTTTGTGTGCATCACCCTTTGGCTGATGCTTGTGTTTGGTTCACAGGACATCCTGGTAGAACGTCAGAATCCAGACTTTCTGCAATTTGTTAAGCAAACTGAACTGGAGAACTTTCCCGTTAAAGATCAGATTGTACGTTATTTAACAGAGAAAGCTTTTGTGCCTCATTTGGGTGATGTAGCGCAGACTTTGTTCTTTGTGATGTGTTCGTTACTTATCGTAAATATCGTGGACAAGCACGGAGGATTTATGGCTATCTCGCGTTCGCTACGTACCGAGAATAAGCGTAAATTGTTGTGGATGATAGGTTTGTCGTCTTTTTTCTTTTCTGCTTTGCTTGATAACCTGGCAGCTGCCATCGTGCTAATTGCCGTTCTTCGCAAGCTAGTTCCGGATCATACCGACCGCATGAAATACGCCAGCATTATTATCCTGGCAGCAAATGCGGGCGGTTCCTGGTCACCCATCGGCGACGTGACAACACTTTTACTGTGGACGGGCGGAAACATCACGGCATGGCATCAGATATCGCATCTATTTTTGCCGGCATTGGTCAATTTATTGGTTCCGTTGATAATAGCTGATTTTTGGTTATTCAAGAAAGGGACAAAGTTACGCCAAATCAGTAATTTATCGGCCGATGACATTTACATTGAACGTATTCCGAACAGATCAAGAATAATCATTTTTTGGATCGGGATTTCATCCCTTGCTTTTGTTCCAGTTTTTCAGACTATAACTCACCTGCCTGCTTTCATGTGCGTGTTGATTGGGTTGGTATTTTTATGGATATATACCGATTTAATGTATGGGCGGATAAACGATATCCGGGAATCGGACAAGTTGCGTATTCCAACGTTGTCCCGTTCGGTGGATTTGCCCACGATTTTCTTTTTCTTCGGCATCCTGATGTCGGTGGCCGCGTTGAATGTTGGCGGACAACTTTCGCTTTTTGCCGATGTTCTTTCCTCCAACATAAAGGAACCCTACACCATTAGTATAATCAGTGGTGCTATCTCGTCCGTTGTGGATAACGTGGCGTTGGTGGCAGCAACCATGGGAATGTATCCGGTAGTAGAAGCGTCGGCAGCGGCAACGCCGTACATGCAGTATTTTGTAGCTGACGGCGGTTTCTGGACTTTGCTGGCGTATTGTGCGGTGACCGGGGGCAGTATTTTCATCATCGGATCGGCTACCGGAGTAGCCGTAATGGGACTGGAAAAAATAAGCTTCGGTTATTTTTTCAAACGATTTACGCCGTTGGCAATACTGGGGTACGTTGCAGGCATTCTGCTGTTCCTGGCGATGGCGTAA
- a CDS encoding family 20 glycosylhydrolase, translating to MKKFKILSVLIAVIALLSSCSLKERKSTESANYQVIPLPSEIVTSEGNPFVLSSSVKILFPEGNEKMHRNAEFLAEFLDISTGIKPDITSAAPEKNAIILGIGLQHSNKEAYEIVVDENSITITGASEAAVFYGIQTLRKSVSADAKRIVFQPVKIKDEPRFAYRGMMLDVARHFQSADFVKRYIDILALHNINRFHWHLTDDQGWRIEIKAYPKLTVIGSQREQTVVGRNTGEYDGKPHGGFYTQEEIKDIVKYAQDRYITVIPEIDLPGHMLAALAAYPELGCTGGPYEVAGSWGVFDDVLCPGKEETFTFLESVLSEVIELFPSEYIHIGGDECPKVRWEECSDCQARIKELKLKDKEGHKAEHYLQSYVTARIEKFLNNKGKSIIGWDEILEGELAPNATVMSWRGMEGGIQAAQMGHDVIMTPTAYCYFDYYQTQNTDEEPLAIGGYVPIEKVYSFEPAPEILTDKQKAHILGLQANLWTEYIETPDYVEYMVMPRIAALSEAQWVKPEKKNYEAFLTRLPGLLNLYGKLGYNYATHVFDVQAKMIPNFETNSLDVELSTIDNAPVYYTLDGTVPAVSSTKYDGKFSIRENTEIKAMAIREGGNTSKVLSEKINASKASYKPITLLTTPDPNYRYTGEGMLVDGLFGNSTNYKTGKWMGFKGENIVAIIDMLEPTEISTAQIRNCVVTGDWIFDASEIILESSDNNSVFTIVNSQKLLDANTTHWSDIAVHTLSFDPVTARYFRLTVKPTVMPAWHPGKGSKGYVFIDEISLN from the coding sequence ATGAAAAAATTCAAGATTCTCTCTGTGCTTATTGCAGTAATCGCCCTGTTGTCCTCCTGCTCACTTAAGGAAAGAAAAAGCACAGAGTCTGCCAATTACCAGGTTATTCCGTTGCCATCGGAAATCGTGACATCCGAAGGAAATCCTTTTGTTTTGTCCTCATCAGTAAAAATCCTGTTTCCGGAGGGGAATGAAAAGATGCACCGTAACGCGGAATTCTTAGCGGAATTTCTGGATATATCCACAGGAATAAAACCGGACATAACCTCGGCGGCACCGGAAAAGAACGCCATCATTTTGGGTATCGGTCTCCAACATTCAAATAAAGAAGCCTATGAAATAGTTGTCGACGAAAACAGCATAACCATAACGGGCGCAAGTGAAGCTGCTGTCTTTTACGGGATACAGACGTTGCGCAAATCTGTTTCGGCAGACGCAAAGCGTATTGTTTTCCAACCCGTGAAAATCAAAGACGAACCCCGGTTCGCTTACCGCGGCATGATGCTGGATGTGGCACGCCATTTCCAGTCGGCAGATTTTGTAAAAAGATACATCGATATCCTGGCATTACACAACATCAATCGCTTTCACTGGCACCTGACCGATGATCAAGGATGGAGAATTGAAATAAAGGCCTATCCGAAACTAACGGTGATCGGGTCGCAGCGCGAACAAACTGTTGTGGGCAGAAACACAGGGGAATATGATGGAAAGCCTCACGGTGGTTTTTATACACAGGAAGAGATTAAAGATATCGTTAAATATGCCCAAGATCGGTACATCACCGTCATTCCCGAGATCGATCTTCCGGGACATATGTTGGCCGCCCTTGCTGCATATCCCGAACTGGGCTGCACAGGCGGTCCGTACGAAGTTGCGGGTTCATGGGGAGTTTTTGACGATGTTCTTTGTCCGGGAAAAGAGGAAACTTTCACTTTCCTGGAAAGCGTCCTTTCGGAAGTGATTGAACTTTTCCCGTCCGAATACATCCACATCGGCGGTGATGAATGTCCCAAGGTCCGATGGGAAGAGTGTTCCGATTGTCAGGCTCGTATAAAGGAATTAAAACTAAAGGACAAAGAAGGACATAAAGCAGAACATTACCTGCAAAGCTACGTGACTGCACGCATCGAAAAATTCCTGAATAATAAGGGAAAAAGCATTATCGGCTGGGACGAGATTCTGGAAGGGGAACTGGCGCCAAACGCAACGGTCATGTCTTGGCGTGGGATGGAAGGAGGTATTCAGGCTGCTCAAATGGGACACGATGTAATTATGACACCAACCGCTTATTGCTATTTCGACTATTACCAGACCCAGAACACCGACGAAGAGCCATTGGCAATCGGCGGATATGTCCCTATCGAGAAAGTGTACAGCTTTGAACCGGCACCTGAAATTTTAACAGACAAACAAAAAGCACATATACTGGGGCTACAAGCTAACTTGTGGACAGAATACATTGAAACGCCGGATTACGTGGAATACATGGTAATGCCCCGTATCGCCGCGCTATCTGAAGCACAATGGGTAAAGCCCGAAAAGAAGAATTACGAAGCATTCCTTACCCGGCTACCCGGACTGCTCAACCTGTACGGCAAGCTGGGTTACAACTATGCAACACATGTTTTCGACGTGCAGGCAAAAATGATTCCCAATTTCGAAACCAATTCGCTCGATGTGGAATTGTCAACCATTGACAATGCACCGGTATATTATACGCTCGACGGTACGGTTCCTGCCGTTTCGTCGACAAAATACGACGGCAAATTCTCCATCCGGGAGAATACAGAAATTAAAGCAATGGCTATCCGCGAAGGTGGAAACACAAGCAAAGTTCTCTCGGAAAAAATTAATGCAAGCAAAGCCAGCTACAAACCCATAACACTGCTAACTACACCGGACCCGAACTACAGGTATACCGGTGAAGGCATGCTGGTCGACGGCCTTTTCGGGAACAGTACGAATTACAAAACCGGAAAATGGATGGGTTTCAAGGGTGAAAACATAGTGGCCATAATCGATATGCTCGAACCCACGGAAATTTCAACCGCTCAAATCCGTAACTGCGTGGTAACCGGCGACTGGATCTTTGATGCATCGGAAATTATTCTCGAATCCTCCGATAACAACTCAGTATTCACTATAGTCAACAGTCAAAAACTGCTGGATGCAAACACCACACATTGGTCGGACATTGCTGTCCATACGCTGTCTTTCGATCCTGTAACCGCCCGTTATTTCAGGCTGACGGTCAAACCAACGGTTATGCCGGCATGGCATCCGGGAAAAGGGAGCAAAGGCTATGTGTTCATCGATGAAATATCGTTGAACTGA